The following proteins come from a genomic window of Deltaproteobacteria bacterium:
- a CDS encoding AMP-binding protein — translation MIVGDHLKRQAQERPDKVAVVCNEVRLSFSELNLQANRLANWLLAQGLKKGDRAVMLLPNCAEFAVAYFALMKIGVIAVILDFRLSPPEMAPLFDETEAKALITHSRQKTFAVRMLREKEDLRYVVIIGEEKGEENGIYPYERIVDGGDSQQPTIPINEEDEALYLYTSGTTGRPKGVVLTYDHYTYFPESMRAFHPINGQYVEGAVLPMSHISGPIVLNLMVDVGLTLVIIDEIRPKKILEEVQRNKITFFHAVPPIFQMILNLPSRDRYDLSSLRYIAMMGTVVAEELMEEWVEEYPHIVALQGYGATETSPLLTLTRYEDAPHKMASAGRPCPRAEVKIVDKEGKELPPGEVGEVIARGPQIMTGYFKNPKATALKIKDGWYYTGDLGRFDDDSYLYILGRADDMIITGGSNVYPSEVENVLIAHDKVAEAAVVGVPDSGRGQALKAVIVPKVGEEISKREILKFCRERLASFKIPKVVDFQDSLPRSRTGKVAKRELKVVEGELKKYWEFLAEHKKFLGPLILITLWFLVTVFKMVDPFFLPSPVKVGRQLAELLSTASIYEHLFKTFYRMMAGYSLAVVIGVPLGIVLGYWEKVYESVEFIIDFFRSFPATAMFPLFMLAFGIGDGSKIALVVFGCSLLILVNTTYGVHGCSRTRKMVAETMKASEAYIMARVVLPEALPQISAGLRLALSLSLIIIVVLEMFIGTKKGLGFLIYNAHMTYQIADMYAFIILAGLIGYFINQGFVKLEDKVIHWAGR, via the coding sequence ATGATAGTCGGTGATCACCTGAAAAGGCAGGCCCAAGAGAGGCCGGATAAGGTGGCTGTCGTCTGTAACGAGGTGAGGCTGAGCTTCTCCGAGCTCAACCTCCAGGCCAACAGGCTGGCCAATTGGCTTCTTGCACAAGGGTTAAAAAAGGGTGACAGGGCGGTGATGCTCCTTCCCAACTGCGCCGAGTTCGCTGTGGCCTACTTTGCCCTCATGAAGATCGGGGTCATTGCGGTGATCCTCGATTTTCGCCTCAGTCCTCCGGAGATGGCCCCCCTCTTCGACGAGACAGAGGCGAAGGCCCTCATCACCCACTCCAGACAGAAGACCTTTGCCGTGAGGATGCTGCGAGAAAAGGAGGATCTGCGATATGTTGTCATTATAGGCGAAGAAAAGGGGGAGGAAAACGGCATTTACCCCTATGAAAGGATTGTTGATGGGGGGGATTCTCAGCAGCCAACTATCCCCATAAACGAGGAGGATGAGGCCCTCTACCTCTATACATCGGGTACCACGGGAAGGCCAAAAGGGGTGGTTCTCACCTACGACCACTACACCTATTTTCCCGAGTCCATGAGGGCCTTTCATCCTATAAACGGTCAGTACGTAGAGGGCGCTGTGCTCCCTATGTCCCATATCTCAGGGCCGATCGTCCTCAACCTCATGGTGGACGTGGGCCTCACCTTGGTGATCATCGACGAGATAAGGCCCAAAAAGATCCTGGAGGAGGTACAGAGGAATAAGATCACATTCTTCCACGCCGTGCCCCCCATCTTTCAGATGATCCTCAATCTGCCCAGCCGTGACCGTTACGATTTGAGCAGCCTCCGCTATATTGCCATGATGGGGACGGTGGTCGCGGAAGAGCTCATGGAGGAGTGGGTTGAGGAGTATCCCCATATCGTGGCCCTGCAGGGGTACGGGGCCACGGAGACCTCCCCCCTGCTCACCCTCACCCGCTATGAGGATGCCCCCCATAAGATGGCCAGCGCCGGCCGACCTTGTCCCAGGGCCGAGGTCAAGATCGTGGACAAAGAGGGTAAAGAGCTACCCCCAGGGGAGGTAGGAGAGGTGATCGCCCGCGGCCCCCAGATCATGACGGGATACTTTAAAAACCCCAAGGCCACAGCGCTGAAGATCAAGGATGGCTGGTATTACACCGGTGACCTGGGTAGGTTCGACGATGATAGCTATCTTTATATCCTGGGTAGGGCCGATGACATGATCATCACCGGGGGGTCGAACGTCTATCCCTCAGAGGTAGAAAATGTCCTTATCGCTCATGACAAGGTGGCTGAGGCAGCGGTGGTGGGGGTACCGGACTCGGGGAGGGGTCAGGCCTTGAAGGCGGTAATCGTCCCCAAGGTGGGGGAAGAGATCTCCAAAAGGGAGATTTTGAAATTCTGCAGGGAGAGGCTCGCCAGCTTTAAGATACCCAAGGTCGTGGATTTTCAGGACAGCCTCCCCCGCTCCCGCACGGGCAAGGTGGCCAAAAGGGAGTTAAAGGTCGTCGAGGGGGAGTTGAAAAAGTACTGGGAATTCCTGGCAGAACACAAGAAGTTCCTGGGGCCTTTAATCCTCATTACCCTCTGGTTTCTGGTCACTGTCTTCAAGATGGTGGACCCCTTCTTTCTCCCCTCCCCTGTGAAGGTAGGAAGACAGCTTGCGGAACTCCTCAGCACCGCATCGATCTACGAACATCTTTTTAAGACCTTTTACCGCATGATGGCAGGGTATTCCTTAGCTGTGGTCATTGGGGTACCGTTGGGCATTGTGCTCGGCTATTGGGAGAAGGTCTACGAATCAGTAGAGTTCATCATCGACTTCTTCCGTTCCTTCCCCGCTACAGCCATGTTCCCCCTCTTTATGCTCGCCTTTGGGATAGGGGATGGTTCCAAGATCGCTTTAGTAGTCTTCGGCTGTTCTTTGTTGATCTTGGTCAACACCACCTATGGGGTCCATGGCTGTAGCCGGACCCGCAAGATGGTGGCCGAGACCATGAAGGCATCGGAGGCATATATCATGGCCAGAGTCGTCTTGCCTGAGGCCCTCCCCCAGATATCGGCAGGGCTGAGGCTGGCCCTCTCCCTGAGCCTCATCATCATCGTGGTCTTGGAGATGTTTATCGGGACGAAAAAGGGGTTAGGATTTCTGATCTATAACGCCCACATGACATACCAGATAGCTGATATGTACGCCTTCATCATCCTGGCCGGCCTCATCGGCTATTTCATCAACCAGGGGTTTGTAAAGCTGGAGGATAAGGTTATACATTGGGCAGGTAGATAA
- a CDS encoding ABC transporter substrate-binding protein — protein MKKGLVCLLVLGLLLPLALSPGVEAKERVVRIGYLPLVMSLPTFVAAEKGFFAQEGLEVELVRFQSGTTVVDALVAGRIDANCGSAIVTHWFAEQNVSGRFKIFLLYGTDSMEDDNTFVVVVKKDSPIKELKDLKGKKVAHFPGVTNLSLAKAIIRTQIDPEGVIFTEIPPPNLVPALAAGQIDAFFTPEPFGMMAVSKGVGRYLRKSPLTVLNLEKGIPGGAFSFSAKFLKKNPELAIKVKTAVEKAVDYMKTHEKEARGYLAKYTQLPPPVAMGIPFDKWIKIEELNKGAGQGYFDVLYKEGAYKKRIDTTKLYYE, from the coding sequence ATGAAGAAAGGATTGGTTTGCTTATTGGTCTTAGGTCTGCTGTTGCCCTTGGCCCTTTCCCCAGGGGTCGAGGCCAAGGAGCGGGTAGTGCGAATCGGGTATCTGCCGCTGGTGATGAGCCTTCCCACCTTCGTGGCGGCGGAAAAGGGCTTCTTTGCGCAGGAGGGCCTGGAGGTGGAGCTTGTGCGTTTCCAGTCGGGGACAACGGTCGTAGACGCCTTGGTCGCCGGAAGGATCGACGCCAACTGCGGTAGTGCCATCGTTACACACTGGTTCGCCGAGCAGAATGTGTCGGGGAGATTCAAGATTTTTCTCCTATATGGGACTGATTCAATGGAGGATGACAACACCTTTGTGGTGGTGGTCAAGAAGGACTCCCCCATCAAGGAGTTGAAGGACCTCAAGGGGAAGAAGGTGGCACACTTCCCTGGGGTTACGAATTTATCTCTGGCCAAGGCGATCATCCGCACACAGATAGATCCCGAGGGGGTCATCTTCACAGAGATCCCCCCTCCCAACCTGGTCCCGGCCCTGGCTGCAGGCCAGATCGATGCCTTCTTCACCCCTGAGCCCTTCGGGATGATGGCCGTCTCCAAAGGGGTGGGAAGATACCTCAGAAAGAGTCCTCTTACTGTTTTAAATTTGGAGAAGGGGATTCCGGGAGGGGCCTTTTCCTTCTCGGCCAAGTTCCTGAAGAAGAACCCTGAGCTGGCCATAAAGGTCAAGACTGCTGTAGAGAAGGCTGTGGATTACATGAAGACTCATGAGAAGGAGGCGAGGGGATATCTGGCCAAGTATACCCAGCTCCCTCCGCCCGTGGCCATGGGGATACCCTTTGATAAGTGGATAAAGATCGAGGAGCTCAATAAGGGGGCTGGACAGGGTTACTTCGACGTACTATACAAAGAGGGTGCATACAAAAAGAGGATAGATACTACCAAATTGTATTACGAATAA